The sequence CACCAGCCATAACGCAGGTAGAACTGCTCGGAGCGAGCAATCGCCTTAGTGAGCCAGGGGCCTTCTCGCTTATCTAAATAAGGTCTCCCGTAGTGCCGGCCCAATGTGTAGCCCACCTGATCGCCCAACCAGGCCGCGACCCCGACCCCGACCACCATGAAGTAGATGTTGATTGATTCGGGGTGAGCGGCGGCAATTAGGCCTCCGGCAAAAATCAGTGAGTCACCGGTAATAAAGGGAATGAAGGCTCCAATAAATAAACCAGTGCCCGCAAAAACCAGACCAAAAACAGCAACATAAAACATGATTGGGCCGACTATGTCGAACCAGCCAACTA is a genomic window of Candidatus Aquiluna sp. UB-MaderosW2red containing:
- a CDS encoding DedA family protein, translated to MPTVLIRSSATETIVGWFDIVGPIMFYVAVFGLVFAGTGLFIGAFIPFITGDSLIFAGGLIAAAHPESINIYFMVVGVGVAAWLGDQVGYTLGRHYGRPYLDKREGPWLTKAIARSEQFYLRYGWWSIVVARFIPWGRVIMPALAGIGKMNYYKFFSANLTGAMLWGCGLTLAGYFTYTIPWVRSMVYVIAIVVITLSLIAGVRTWRANRVS